The DNA region CAGGGGAAAACTGGCTCACCGAATTGAACACGGATCAATTGCGCGATCTACTCCTGCTCGATCGCAGCGCCATCATTGGAGAGGAGTAAGGAGATCGCATCAGTGAAGTCAGAAAAAAGAACTTTTCCAAATTCAAGCAGCAAGAAGCCTATCAAAAGTTGGGTATGCGTGACACTCTGAAATGGTCACTTGAGTTTGAGCCGTTAGAGCCAAGTGAATTTTTTCATGAACGGTTGTCCCGGTTGGAATATTTTGACCTCACCCTATCCGAGAAAGTAAAAGAACTGCTGATTGTTGCGCTACCCATTTTGTCCTGATTTCCTAATGGCTCCGATTCTACAATGGAGGTAGACGAGCGGGAGGAAGGAACCATGATTTGGCGCTATATTCTGGCATGGCTTCCGATGGTGGCGATCGCAATCTTCAACGGCATTTTGCGAGAAAAGACTTACGGCAAGGCTTTGAGTGAATCCCGTGCCCATCAACTTTCCACCATCATAGGAATTGTGCTGCTGGGAACATATATCTGGGTTGTCATCAGTCTTTGGGGCTTTGAGTCTTTCACCCAGGCTGTGGTTGTCGGTTGCCTGTGGTTAGGACTGACGATCGCCTTTGAATTTCTCTTTGGTCACTTTATCGCCAAACATTCCTGGACTGACCTGCTGGCCGATTACAACCTGCTGGCTGGACGGCTCTGGCCGCTGGTGTTGGTCTGGGTGGCGATCGCCCCTGCACTGTTTTACCGGTTTCTCGGTTAGGGCAGGTAAGCAATGGTCGCTATCTGGTAGTCATTAAGTTTGCTACGCTGAATAATCATCGGCATGAATAGAACAGGTGTTTGCGATGTCCTCTGTTCAAGACTCTTACCAACAACCAAGCCGCGAATGGTGGGCACAGCGCTGGATTGATGTGCTGGAGTCCTTTGGGTGGATACGTCGGCTGGCCCGTGCCCGCGTTTACGCCCGTGAGGGAAATGTCCTGAGTATTGAATTCAAAGGCCCCAAAGTGTTTGCCAGAGTGCAGGGGACAGCACCGGAACCTTATAAGGTCACCCTGTCTCTGGATCCCTTTACGGATGAGCAGTGGCAGTATGTGATTGAGTCCATGTCGCAACGAGCCATTTTCTCAGCCAAGTTACTGGCAGGAGAAATGCCCCAGAACATTGAAGAAGTATTTACCGCCAATGGCCTGAGCCTGTTTCCCTTCACCAAATTTGATATTCATAGCCGCTGCTCCTGCCCCGATCCGGCCAATCCCTGTAAGCATATTGGAGCCGTGTATTACCTGCTGGGCGATCGCTTCAGTGAAGATCCCTTTGTCCTGTTTCAACTACGTGGTCGCACCAAAGAGCAGGTAATTGAAGCCCTGCGGCGAACCCGTGGCTCTGGAGGCGACGCAGAAGTTGGCAACCAGGAGTCAAACGGCCCCATCCCCCATCCTCCATCCCTAATCCCCACCCCCCTCACCCTTGATCGCTTCTGGGACTACCCCGATCAACTCGAACCCTCTCTCGTCGTCATTGCCCCTTCCCCCAGCAGTGAAACCGTACTGGATGTTTTAGGCCCGATTCCCCTGAAAGTTCCAGGTCAGGATGCCGCAGTTGCCCAAACTTCTGCCCAGGCGATCGCAGACTATCTCAAAACCATCTATCCCAATGTCAGTCAACAAGCTGTTTTATCAGGAATGAATACTGGCGATCCAGAAGCCTGAGGTGGGAGTGCTCAAATTCCCAGATCAAATTCCCAATAGAACTGCGGGAGAAATCCTTTGTCAGGATGTCAATCCTTCTGTGATGATCTGTAACAATAGAGGAGAACACTGATGCAGTAAGGGTTTCTTGTACTATGGCAACAATAGACGATCGCAAAAAACGCATTATGGAACATTTGGCTCGCAGCACAGGGGAATTTCTCAAACGCCCCACGATGAGCAGCAGCACCAACGATCGCAAACAGCAAATCATGGATCACGTTCGCCGAACGAAAGGTTAAGTCAAGAATACATGGGAGAGAAACGGGTACAACTCTCATGGCAGGGGACATTCGTTCAACCCTTAGCTAAGAGTCTTAAGCAGACCTGGCTCTCCCAGACTCTTCTCCAGCTTTTGCCAGTTTGCCAGCCGTTGATTCAATCACTCTCTTCGGACGATTTTATTAGTCCTTGCGTTAGAAATGGGTACCTCCTGGCAACACTAACACTAAGTTTTACTAGACCCCGCTAAAAGTGCCCTTAGGCATTGCTGGAGATTTGCACCTATGACTTACACAATTCCTGAACTGGATACCATTACCCGCCAGTTGATGAGCCTAGAGCGGACGAAGAAAGCAAAAATGCTGGTGGTGGATGATGAACCAGACAATCTAGATTTGCTATACCGCACTTTTCGTCGGGATTTCCAGGTACTGAAAGCAGAAAGTGGTGTACAAGCACTGGAGGTACTGGCCGCAGAAGGAGAAGTTGCCGTCATTATTTCTGACCAGCGGATGCCCGAAATGAAAGGCACCGAGTTTCTCAGCCGCACTGTGCCGAAGTTTCCTGATACGATGCGGATTATTCTGACTGGCTTTACCGATGTGGAAGATCTGGTGGAAGCCATTAACTCTGGGCAGGTTTACAAGTACATTACCAAGCCTTGGAATCCGGATGAATTAAAGGCTGTGGTACAACGAGCCGCCGAAACCTATGAGTTGTTGAAGCAGCGTACCGAAGAATTGCAGCGATCGCAGGCCCAAACCGCCCTCCTCTCCGCGATTGTGCAGACGATGCAGCAATCTCACAGTCTGGAAGATTGCATGGAGCCGATCGCCACAGCTTTTGGCAAAACGTTCCATGCGGACGGGTGCATCCTACAAATTGTTGAGCATAATGCGCTGGCTTTGCCTCAAGGAATTTACAGCGCTGAGGGAGCGATCACCAACTGGTTAGCCGAGGATTCGCTGACCAAAGACGCGATCGCCACCCAAAAAATGCAAGTTTCCGTCAATATTCCGGCAGACTCTAACCTCGCCTCTGCTACTCACTACACCACCTCTGGCATTCAGGCTCACCTCATTGTTCCAGTCATCTATCGCCATCAGGTTCTGGCTGTTCTTTCCCTGCAATGGAAACAACCCTGCACCCTGCGCGAGGATGAGTTAGTCCTGCTCCATCTTTCTGCTCAACAGGTTGCCTTAGCACTGACCTGTATTCGCACTTGCGGTTCTTGATCGGGCAATTGCAGATCGAGGAACCTGAAATTTGCGATCGCCAACTAGGGGGAAGTTTGATGGAAACTTAGAACGTTGAACCATTCCATCCCCACATGGAACCTTTAACATCCGCAAACTCGATGTAAATCCGGTTTGCTGGCACTGCGATCGCCTGATTAATGGTCTGGCAAAAATCCTGGCTCATTGCCTTAGTCTGGGCAGGACTGATACTGCCCACACTTTTTACCTCAACGTAGCAAACCGGATCTAGAGTACCACCAAAGGTCATGGGTACCCCTGCTTCAAAGGCCGTCATCACATAGGATTCTGGCTTTCCAGTATGTTTCGCCAAGCGAGCCGAAAGCGTTTTTAGTAAACTTTCGACTTGGGACGGCTCTGGCTTAGCAACCGATGTTTGGACTTTGATCAATGGCATATTTCGTCTTGTGCTTCACGCCGTGAATCATTTTCCAGGCAATTCTTAAAGAAAAGTAGCACAGAACACCTGGGAACGGTATTCTTAAGAACACTGATTCCAAAGCATGGTGACAGACCAGGGTGGAAGCGTGGCTAAGGGTGAAAACTGGATTAAGGTGGGATCGTGGGAGTGGTTTTATCGGGACGCTGAACCTGTTGGGGCAGCCCGATCGCCCGTTGTCTTACTTCATGGCCTGGTGTCTCAAAGCTATGGCTATCGTCATGTCCTGCCTGCTCTGGCGGAATACGGTTTTCGGGCGATCGCACCAGATTGGTTGGGTCATGGTTTTTCCGAGCAACCCGATCGCCGGGATTTTCCCTATACCCCTGATGCCTTCATCCAGGCTTTTGGGGATTTTTTGCAAGCTCTAGAAATTACTCAATGTTCCCTGGTCGTACAGGGTTTTCTGGGAACCGTTGGCTTGCAATATGCCCTGCGTCACCCTGATCAGATTGACCGCATTACCATTCTCAATGCCCCTGTGACGGCTGCGTCCCGTTTACCAAGAAAGATCGGGCAATTGGGCTGGCCCATGATTGGGGATGTCATGACGCAAGACCCGCTTTTAGTAGACCGGACGCTGGAAGGGGGTGGCGGTTATCGGGTAGAAGACCAGGATTTAGATATTTATCGCCGTCCTTTCTTGAGAAGTTCGGATGCGGGACGGGCACTCCTGACCACGATTCAAAGACTGCAACTGAAGGACGTAACCGCAGAAATTGAAAGTGGATTTCGTTCCTGGGAAAAGCCTGTGCTAGTGGCCTGGGGCGATCGCGATCCCTGGTTGCCCATGACGATCGCCGAATCCTTCACCGCATCTTTACCCGATGGGGAACTGGTGAAACTGGAGGAAGTCGGCCATTATCCTCAAGAAGATTGGCACGAAAAGGTAAACGATGCACTCCTGACCTTCCTACGCCGACAGCCGCTTTAACTCGTTTATTAGAGATTTATTATTAGAGATTTATTGGCTGACAACAGGTACTAGGGTTGATTTGAATGCCTGTCGTCGCTTCAATAGTGCCAGCGTTTGCCGTTGTATGGATTCCAGAATGATCGATTCTTCCACCCGTGTGCTGCGTCCAGCCTGGATCACCATTTCTCCATCCACAAACACGGTATGCACGTTCGATCCTTTAGCCGCATAGACCAGATTCCAGAGAATGTTGGTATCTCCGTCTTCCCAGACGATCGGCATTAAGTTGGGTTGCCACAGATCCAGCAGCACCAGATCAGCTTTCTTGCCCGGTTCCAGGGAGCCAATCTCGTGATCCAGTCCTAACAGCTTTGCGCCTTCAATGGTAGCCATCCGTAGGGCATCGATGGCCGGAAGGGCAGCGGCATCATAACGGCTGACTTTTTGCAGCAGGGAAGCCATTTTCATCGCTTCAAACAGATCCAGGCTGTTGTTGGAAATGGGGCCATCAGTGCCCAGTCCTACAATAATTCCAGCCTGCTGCATTTCCAATATGGGAGCGATGCCGCCTGCGAGTTTGGCGTTACTGGTGGGACAGTGAGCGACCGAAGTACCCGTATCGGCCAGCAGCTTAATTTCATCAGCGTTTAACCAGACGCAATGGGCGATCGCGGTATCTGGCCCCAAAATGCCATAGTCGCTGAACAACTCGATCGGACGTTTCCCGAAGTGTTGAATCACAGCTTCCACTTCTTCCCGCTGTTCGCTGCTGTGGGTATGAATCCGAACCCCGTAATGGTTGGCGCAGTCTCTGGCTTTGGCAAAGGCAGCAGGAGTGCAGTAAAACAAATGCTCTAAACCAAACCAGACACGCACACGCCCATTTTGGGATTCATGGTGCGTTTGGATCAGCTTGAGATTGGTTTCCGGTGTTTCAAAGAAATCTTTTCCAGGCTGATCAGCGACGTAGGGCACCAGATTGACCCGCAAGCCCAGAACGGCAGCGGCTTCGGCACAGCGATACAAATAGCGGTACATATCCATCACACAGGTGGTTCCCGCTTTGAGGGCTTCTAGATAACAGAGGATAGCCGCGTAATAGGCATCTTCCTCGGTTAAAGCCCGATGCTCTAACTGGTAGCGGGGCAACCACTCCAGAAGCTGCAGGTTCTCGGTGACTCCGCGCAGCAAACTGGAGTGGGAATGCACGTCAATCAATCCTGGAATGACCGCCATCTGCCCCTGACAATCGATCGTATGGGTGACATCCGCCGGAAGCACGATGGATTCAGCCGAACCAACGGCCTCAATCCGGTCATTCCGTAACACAATAACGCCATTGGGATGCAGGGTGTTGTTGTTATCAACGGTGAACACAACTGCATTACGAATGACCGTACAACCCATGATGGTTCCCTAACTTATACCAGTGCTGGTGTATGAGACTCGCCCACAGCCGATTGAGGTTCCGGGTCAAAAGGCGATCGCTCAATTTTAAGGTATTCTCCGCTACGACAGACCCCCCGTACTTTTAAGACTTGTTCAGAGGGAATCCCGTATCCTGAAGTTCCGGGAATTGCACCTGTGGCATCGGCCCATTCAAAAATGGTGAAATCCGCAATCTGACCCGGTTTGAAGCCACCCAACTCACCTGATTTACCGATCGCTGCTGCTGGATTATTCGTCACCCGCTCAACCACCTCACTGAGGGATAGTCCCAGGTTGACAAATTGGGTCATCACGGTGGCCAGACTTCTGAGTTGGGAGACGTTGGTGCGGTTCAATCCCGTGGACAACAAATTGGGCCGTACTCCTTGCGCGATCGCAGCTTTAGCGGTTGCCAATGACCAGTCACCCTGGCTGTGGCCGATATCCAGCAACACCCCGCGATCAATCGCTTCCCGCACCTGGGGAATCAACTCTCCGGCTTCATTAAATAACCCCTGATGGGCCAGGAAACAATGGCTGACAATATCGCCTGCCCGGAGTTGGGGTAATAGTTCGTAGGGTGGAATTCTTTCCCCGTGGAACGAGGTTCCCAGATGCACCATCAGCGGTAGGGAAAAGCGATCGGCCAGGATACGAGCCGCATCCAGAACGGGCGATCGCGCTTCACCGACGCGCCGCACGGGATCGGCTTTAAATCCCACAATGATGTCTCGATTGGCTTCTACAACAGCAGCGGCCCGATCAATGTCCTGATTCTGGGGATGCGCCACTAGATCGAGCTTATGGGCGATCGCATCTGAGGTGGCGATATACAGTAGCGAGGGATCCATAAAGGCGTAAACCCGGGTTTTTGCGGGTTCAATCGCAGTATGGCGAAACGCATCAAAGGTGAGAATGCCAGAGGTGCCTGCATCTGCGATCGTCGTGACTCCAGAGCGAATGCCGACATCATCCGCCGGCAAACAAAAATCTCCGATCGTGTCAAAAATGTGGGTGTGCAAATCAATCCAACCCGGAGAGAGAAAGGCTCCTTCCAGATCAATGACCTGGGTATCCCATTGAGGCACCAGAATCGGCACAATTTTGCCGATCGCCAGTTCATCTTGCAGAATTCCAACAATTTTGCCGTTCTCAATCAGGACATCACCACGCCCCTCCACTCCTTGCATAGGATCCAGCAGGTGAGCATTCTTGAAGATTGTTGCCATACCCGTTCATCTTTCTTAACACGCTTCCAGCATACCGCTTTTGTGATCAGATGCAAGCTTGATCCTGCAGAGCGTGATGTCAAGAAATCTTGATCATTTCCTTAAGAAATCCTTACTCTCGCTAAAAGTAGAGGAATATAAATTTACTTCAGTTCAACGATACGGTGGGGTTCTCTAACTATTCGCTAGCGATCGAATTTAGCTACCATCGGTCTACTAGCCGATTTCTGTTTTGGAGCTAAAAACTCTTAGCTGAATGGTTGTTGAAAGTTGAACGCACTTTTTCTGCGGATTATTTAAAGATTTAGTCTGAAAAACTGGTATGCAGACAATGAGGAGTGGCGTGCGGGAGTTGCACACTGTGCAGACTCACCCAGTGCTGTAGCCGGAAAGACTGCTCAAATATTTCTCACCTGTTATGAGGGGAGGACGGTATATGGATACGAACAAACTCCTGGAACGCTACACAGCAGGAGAACGGGATTTTGGAGAAGCCTGTTTGCACAAGGCAGACTTAAGAGGGCTTGATCTAAGCGGGGCCAAGCTCAGTCGGGCTGATTTAAGCGGGGCCGACTTAAGTGGAGCCAATCTCAGTCGGATTGACTTAAGCAATGCCAATCTCACCAATGCAGACTTAAGCGGAGCCGACCTGAGTGGAGCGAATTTGAGTGACATTAATCTGATTGGTGCGGATCTGGTTAATGCCAGCCTGGTGGGGGCGAATCTGAGTTGTGCCGACTTACGCTGTGCCAACTTAAGTGGAGCAGATCTGCGGGGTGCGGATCTGGCGGATGCGGATGTCAGTGGTGCAAATCTCAGTGGAGCCAACCTCGATCGCTGCCACATCGCCGGAGTGGATCTGACTGAAGTAGGGTTGTCAGCTATTGAGTTGCCTCAGACTAATGTGTGTGAAATGACCACAACCAGAATTTCTCACCGCTGGATTACCTGGGGCAGCAGTTGCTGAGTGTCATTCGTCCCTGGTGATTCGTCCTTGGTAATTCATCCTTAGACATCAAGGACAGAAGCCAAGTGATGAATGGCCGATCGCTCATTTTTTCATTTACTAGGAGGCTATTTTATGAAACCTATGATCTGGCATCCAGAGGCAAAAGATGCAAAGGTAAACCAATACCTCGACCAGATGAATCGTGCTCCCTACGGCCTGATCTTTTTAGTGGGACTTGGGCTGTTTTGTCTGTTGACTGTGGTGATTTTGCTGGCTAGTTTCTGATGCGAAAGGCAGCCAGGACAAAAACAAGTTCAGGAAACTGGGATAACGAGAGGGTGCGATGACGGGATAAGGAGTAAGGGGATAATGTAAGAATTGGTAGCTCTCATGCTCCTAGCCTCTCCTCCTCTACCCCGCTGATGCCCTCTCTATTTTAGCCTGCGACAAGCGATTCCAGCTTTTGACTTGCCCTTAAAACCAACTGAACCGGAGCTATTGGTTGATCTCTGATTGACTGACAAAAGTTCTGAAAGGCTCATGTCTTGTTGTCAACCCGCCCTAAAATAATAAATTTTGGGCTAACAGCGCAATGCCATGCAAATGGACTGAAACTCTTGTCCAGTCATCTAAAGATGACTTTGGCGATGAGCCAGGAAATTGATTTCCTGGTGATGCAGCGGGTGTTCAGGAGATTTGTCAGTCAACCAGAGTTGATCTACAACTGCTTTTGTTCACGATCTACAACCAGGCCAGATATGACTTAGTCATCAATTATCGAGCAGAGCCTGTGCCGCCGCTGAAAGAGGACGATCGCAAATGGGTTGCTGATTTACTGAAAGAAAAAGGTTTGCGATAAGTCGATCGAGGTAATTCATCCTATTCAAAAACAACCGTTCGATTACCATAAACCAGAACTCGATTTTGCAAATGTAATCGCACCGCTCTGGCTAATACCACACGCTCCAGGTCTTTACCTTTACGGATCAGATCATCTACGCTATCTCGATGACTGACTCGCACCACATCTTGTTCAATAATTGGGCCTTCATCCAGATCGGCGGTGGCATAGTGAGCCGTTGCCCCAATAATCTTGACTCCCCGTTCGTAAGCCCGGTGATAGGGATTGGCTCCCGCAAACGCAGGCAAGAAGGAATGGTGAATGTTGATGACGGTGGGAAATTTGGCGATGAACTCAGAACTTAAGATTTGCATATATTTGGCTAATACAACCAGATCAATTCGATAGTGCTGTAGAAGTTCTAACTGTTTTGCTTCTTGAGTTGCTTTGGTGTCTTTTGTGATGGGAATGTGATGATAATCAATGTTGAACTGGTTTGAGATCGGCCTTAAATCCTCATGATTACTCAGAATTAAAGGAATATCGGCATGAAACTCGCCCGATCGCTGCCGCCAGATCAGATCGAATAAACAATGATCTTGCTTACTTACCCAGATGGCAATGCGGGGAGTTGCATCCGAAAAGTGCAGTTGCCAGTGAGCCTGGAGGGGTTGAGCGATCGCATTAAACGCTGGCCCAATAATTTCGCGGGGTAGATTAAAGCCCTCCAATTGCCATTCAATGCGAGTCAGAAATAATCCCGCCGAAAAGTCAGTATGCTGGTCGGCATGAATGATATTGCCACCATTGGAGTAAATGAAGTTGGCGATTTTGGCAACCAGACCTTTTTGGTCAGGACAGGAAATCAAGAGAGTGGCTGTAGGACTGGTCATAGGCAGAGAATTTTCCACCTCGATAGACTATCGAGAGTCTTTTGGAATGTCAATCAAGGCAGGCCGTTGGGGATTTGCGGATGGGCTGCCTCGAATGCAATAAAAAACGGCTCGACGTTAGCCGCAGCCGCTCATCAAGGGAACGTACAGAGGAAATTTTTGTTTCTATCTATCTCTCATCTATTACAAATATCGTCGTCCAACCGCTCCCAAGGCAGCTCCGGCTCCGGCCAAAATTCCCATTGCTCCTCCTTCGATCGCGCCTATGACTGGAGATTTGGCGAGGCATTGAGCAGTAGCCTGATCAGACTGCTGACACTGAATGGTCTGTGCCCATCCTGCACTGCCATTCAGAATTGCACCAGACACGGTACAAAAGATCAAAATGAACAGAAAGCGTCTGTCTTTGGGCGACTGAGAGTTTTTCGTCATTAGGGAATAGGGAAAAGGTTCTGGACTACGGTTTACAGATTACCCTGTTAAAGATTCAGAATCTTCCTGAAGATGGACTTTTCTCAAAAAAATTACGTCTTCCGAGTAAAGCTACGCCAAGCGTCTGACCAAGCCGTTGGTGCATCCGGGCAGCGCACGACGCGCAAGAACCAATGGGAGGTCTGCATCACCCACAACACAAAATCTGACCCCGCATAGCCGCCATCCATCCAAATCCACAACAGGTGCGGAAAGCGGCAACGAATCAGGGCAAATATCAGGCGAGTACCCTCGCGATCGGGCAGGAGCAGCAGTGTTTCGACTATGATTAGCGCTGTACCCTGAGTGAGCGATGATGAACCATTTGTGGAACTTCCTGGCTATTAGCTTGCCACCGTTGCGAGATTTTCTAGCGCCGCTGTTGCCAACAGCCCCCATTACTGATCCGGTCGCCATTTTTCTGGTCATCCTGGCAATCATGCTGGTGGCCCCCCTGCTGTTTGAGCGTCTGCGTTTGCCAGGTATTGTCGGCTTAATTCTGGCGGGAGTGATTGTTGGGCCTCATGGTTTCGGTTTGCTGGAGCGAGACGGCACGATCGTTCTGCTCGGAACCGTCGGCTTGCTATTTCTTATGTTCATGGCAGGGTTAGAAACCAGCCTGGATGATTTGAAATACAACGCTGATAAAGCAGTAATTTTTGGACTGGCGACGTTTTCCGTACCCATGGCACTGGGTGCCGCCGCCATGACGCTGTTAGGCTATCCTTTTCTGGCCGCTGTTTTAGTCGCATCGTGTTTTGCCTCCCATACTCTGTTGGCGCTGCCCATTGTCAGTAAGCTGGGAATTATGCGATCGCAGTCCGTGACGGCAACCCTGGGAGGAACATTAATTACCAACGTCCTGGCCTTGCTGGTTCTGGCAGTTGTCGTCAAAGCTCATCAGGGGAATTTGACGCTGGGATTCTGGCTGTTTCTGATCCCCTCTTTAGGGTTTTATACCTTTGCCACCTTATGGGGGGTTCCCAGGCTGGGACGCTGGTTTTTTCGCCGCTTTGGCCATGATGAAGGGGCTGAGTTTACCTTTGTCGTAGCAACCCTGTTTGTGGTGTCCTACTTTGCCAAACTGATTGAAATTGAACCGATTATTGGCGCATTTCTGGCGGGAATCGCCATTACTCAACTGATTCCCCAACTCAGCCCGTTGATGAATCGCATTCAGTTTATTGGCAACACATTGTTTGTGCCATTTTTTCTCATCTCTGTAGGGATGCTGGTCAATCCCCTGATTTTGTTTCAGGAACCGAAGTCACTGCTGGTATCTGCGGTCATGGTAGGAGTGGCGATCGTGGCAAA from Leptodesmis sichuanensis A121 includes:
- a CDS encoding alpha/beta fold hydrolase, whose amino-acid sequence is MAKGENWIKVGSWEWFYRDAEPVGAARSPVVLLHGLVSQSYGYRHVLPALAEYGFRAIAPDWLGHGFSEQPDRRDFPYTPDAFIQAFGDFLQALEITQCSLVVQGFLGTVGLQYALRHPDQIDRITILNAPVTAASRLPRKIGQLGWPMIGDVMTQDPLLVDRTLEGGGGYRVEDQDLDIYRRPFLRSSDAGRALLTTIQRLQLKDVTAEIESGFRSWEKPVLVAWGDRDPWLPMTIAESFTASLPDGELVKLEEVGHYPQEDWHEKVNDALLTFLRRQPL
- a CDS encoding pentapeptide repeat-containing protein, producing MDTNKLLERYTAGERDFGEACLHKADLRGLDLSGAKLSRADLSGADLSGANLSRIDLSNANLTNADLSGADLSGANLSDINLIGADLVNASLVGANLSCADLRCANLSGADLRGADLADADVSGANLSGANLDRCHIAGVDLTEVGLSAIELPQTNVCEMTTTRISHRWITWGSSC
- a CDS encoding response regulator, whose amino-acid sequence is MTYTIPELDTITRQLMSLERTKKAKMLVVDDEPDNLDLLYRTFRRDFQVLKAESGVQALEVLAAEGEVAVIISDQRMPEMKGTEFLSRTVPKFPDTMRIILTGFTDVEDLVEAINSGQVYKYITKPWNPDELKAVVQRAAETYELLKQRTEELQRSQAQTALLSAIVQTMQQSHSLEDCMEPIATAFGKTFHADGCILQIVEHNALALPQGIYSAEGAITNWLAEDSLTKDAIATQKMQVSVNIPADSNLASATHYTTSGIQAHLIVPVIYRHQVLAVLSLQWKQPCTLREDELVLLHLSAQQVALALTCIRTCGS
- a CDS encoding phenylpyruvate tautomerase MIF-related protein gives rise to the protein MPLIKVQTSVAKPEPSQVESLLKTLSARLAKHTGKPESYVMTAFEAGVPMTFGGTLDPVCYVEVKSVGSISPAQTKAMSQDFCQTINQAIAVPANRIYIEFADVKGSMWGWNGSTF
- a CDS encoding SWIM zinc finger family protein; translation: MSSVQDSYQQPSREWWAQRWIDVLESFGWIRRLARARVYAREGNVLSIEFKGPKVFARVQGTAPEPYKVTLSLDPFTDEQWQYVIESMSQRAIFSAKLLAGEMPQNIEEVFTANGLSLFPFTKFDIHSRCSCPDPANPCKHIGAVYYLLGDRFSEDPFVLFQLRGRTKEQVIEALRRTRGSGGDAEVGNQESNGPIPHPPSLIPTPLTLDRFWDYPDQLEPSLVVIAPSPSSETVLDVLGPIPLKVPGQDAAVAQTSAQAIADYLKTIYPNVSQQAVLSGMNTGDPEA
- a CDS encoding DUF4058 family protein, producing the protein MCQSTRVDLQLLLFTIYNQARYDLVINYRAEPVPPLKEDDRKWVADLLKEKGLR
- a CDS encoding amidohydrolase family protein; amino-acid sequence: MATIFKNAHLLDPMQGVEGRGDVLIENGKIVGILQDELAIGKIVPILVPQWDTQVIDLEGAFLSPGWIDLHTHIFDTIGDFCLPADDVGIRSGVTTIADAGTSGILTFDAFRHTAIEPAKTRVYAFMDPSLLYIATSDAIAHKLDLVAHPQNQDIDRAAAVVEANRDIIVGFKADPVRRVGEARSPVLDAARILADRFSLPLMVHLGTSFHGERIPPYELLPQLRAGDIVSHCFLAHQGLFNEAGELIPQVREAIDRGVLLDIGHSQGDWSLATAKAAIAQGVRPNLLSTGLNRTNVSQLRSLATVMTQFVNLGLSLSEVVERVTNNPAAAIGKSGELGGFKPGQIADFTIFEWADATGAIPGTSGYGIPSEQVLKVRGVCRSGEYLKIERSPFDPEPQSAVGESHTPALV
- the purU gene encoding formyltetrahydrofolate deformylase, with the translated sequence MTSPTATLLISCPDQKGLVAKIANFIYSNGGNIIHADQHTDFSAGLFLTRIEWQLEGFNLPREIIGPAFNAIAQPLQAHWQLHFSDATPRIAIWVSKQDHCLFDLIWRQRSGEFHADIPLILSNHEDLRPISNQFNIDYHHIPITKDTKATQEAKQLELLQHYRIDLVVLAKYMQILSSEFIAKFPTVINIHHSFLPAFAGANPYHRAYERGVKIIGATAHYATADLDEGPIIEQDVVRVSHRDSVDDLIRKGKDLERVVLARAVRLHLQNRVLVYGNRTVVFE
- a CDS encoding amidohydrolase family protein produces the protein MGCTVIRNAVVFTVDNNNTLHPNGVIVLRNDRIEAVGSAESIVLPADVTHTIDCQGQMAVIPGLIDVHSHSSLLRGVTENLQLLEWLPRYQLEHRALTEEDAYYAAILCYLEALKAGTTCVMDMYRYLYRCAEAAAVLGLRVNLVPYVADQPGKDFFETPETNLKLIQTHHESQNGRVRVWFGLEHLFYCTPAAFAKARDCANHYGVRIHTHSSEQREEVEAVIQHFGKRPIELFSDYGILGPDTAIAHCVWLNADEIKLLADTGTSVAHCPTSNAKLAGGIAPILEMQQAGIIVGLGTDGPISNNSLDLFEAMKMASLLQKVSRYDAAALPAIDALRMATIEGAKLLGLDHEIGSLEPGKKADLVLLDLWQPNLMPIVWEDGDTNILWNLVYAAKGSNVHTVFVDGEMVIQAGRSTRVEESIILESIQRQTLALLKRRQAFKSTLVPVVSQ